One Palaemon carinicauda isolate YSFRI2023 chromosome 5, ASM3689809v2, whole genome shotgun sequence DNA window includes the following coding sequences:
- the LOC137641176 gene encoding uncharacterized protein — protein sequence MGNKSSYPATVSLRITTSSRAPTACHDEDASTGMPLQSPPQSRDLMRRLCRLQKRARRNSKTPQVAEMHLQKAVNIYDKEDLVLSLRAPDGSPEKVEKYFEQLLSEEKGRLIREDEEVKRRWNGKATGPDLIPVEVWKGLGEEDVNISCDPTVKIFEEVKIPEMW from the exons ATGGGTAATAAAAGTTCCTACCCGGCCACTGTCTCCCTACGTATCACCACGAGCTCTAGGGCTCCCACAGCTTGTCATGACGAGGATGCGTCAACAGGGATGCCTCTCCAGAGTCCTCCccaaagccgggatttaatgcgtcGGCTCTGCCGACTTCAGAAGAGAGCACGCAGGAACAGCAAAACaccacaggtggcagaaatgcacctgcaaaaagccgtcaaca TATATGATAAAGAAGATTTAGTCCTATCATTAAGAGCTCCAGACGGTTCTCCTGAAAAGGTGGAAAAGTACTTCGAGCAACTGTTAAGTGAAGAAAAGGGAAGACTTATAAGAGAGGATGAAGAAGTAAAGAGAAGATGGAATGGGAAGGCAACAGGACCTGACTTGATTCCAGTCGAAGTTTGGAAAGGCCTAGGAGAGGAAGATGTAAACATCTCGTGTGATCCGACTGTAAAAATCTTTGAAGAGGTAAAGATACCAGAAATGTGGTGA